The proteins below are encoded in one region of Anaerosporomusa subterranea:
- a CDS encoding 3-isopropylmalate dehydratase large subunit codes for MHAIEKILAKAAGKESVVTGEIVNCVVDLAGINDLYLQTVRSFFEMGGVKVHDPSKVIMFLDHYAPASSIVQADNQKQFREFCWDQGIDLLMDINEGVCHQVLADRGLSYPGELIVVTDSHTTTHGAFGAFGTGVGATDLAIILATGKLWFRVPEVIRINFEGKLPKGVYAKDIILHAIGELGADYAVYKAVEFTGSTLKQLSVSERMALCNMTTEMGAKTCYIQPDEITMEFLKEKVTRNYEIVTTDPGYQYAAEHTFDVSKLKPQVAAPFSVDNVADVTQYIGRKVDQAYLGSCTGGRVEDLAIAAKILAGKQINPRTRLVVVPASRGVLLEAMEKGYMKTLIEAGATFVTPGCASCLGTHQGMLASGETCISSTNRNFPGRMGHTKGEIFLGSPAAVAAAALEGKIVDPSQYLD; via the coding sequence ATGCACGCAATTGAAAAAATCCTGGCCAAAGCGGCAGGAAAAGAATCGGTGGTCACTGGGGAAATTGTGAACTGTGTAGTCGACTTAGCCGGTATCAATGACCTATACCTGCAAACCGTACGCTCCTTTTTTGAGATGGGCGGCGTAAAAGTTCATGATCCCAGTAAAGTGATTATGTTCCTTGATCATTATGCGCCCGCTTCCTCAATTGTTCAAGCTGACAATCAAAAACAGTTCCGCGAATTTTGCTGGGATCAGGGAATCGATCTGTTGATGGACATTAACGAAGGTGTCTGCCATCAGGTTTTGGCAGACCGTGGATTGTCATATCCCGGCGAACTTATTGTGGTAACTGATTCGCATACGACGACCCATGGTGCGTTTGGCGCCTTCGGAACTGGTGTTGGCGCGACCGATTTAGCGATTATTTTAGCTACCGGCAAGTTGTGGTTCCGGGTGCCTGAGGTGATTCGCATCAACTTTGAAGGCAAACTGCCAAAGGGCGTTTATGCAAAAGATATTATTCTCCATGCCATTGGCGAGCTCGGCGCGGACTATGCCGTTTATAAAGCTGTCGAATTTACCGGTTCCACGCTAAAGCAATTAAGTGTGTCAGAACGGATGGCACTTTGCAATATGACGACTGAAATGGGTGCGAAGACCTGCTACATTCAGCCTGATGAGATTACCATGGAATTCCTGAAGGAAAAAGTAACCAGGAATTATGAAATCGTGACAACTGATCCAGGTTACCAGTATGCAGCTGAACATACCTTTGATGTATCCAAGCTGAAGCCACAAGTAGCAGCACCGTTTAGCGTGGATAATGTAGCTGATGTCACGCAATATATCGGCCGGAAAGTCGATCAGGCATATCTGGGATCCTGTACCGGCGGACGGGTTGAGGATTTAGCGATTGCGGCTAAAATTCTGGCTGGCAAACAGATTAATCCCCGTACTCGGTTGGTGGTAGTTCCTGCTTCTCGCGGCGTGTTGCTGGAAGCAATGGAAAAAGGCTATATGAAAACTCTGATTGAGGCGGGCGCGACTTTTGTAACACCAGGCTGTGCGTCATGCCTTGGCACTCATCAGGGGATGTTGGCATCAGGCGAAACCTGTATTTCCTCTACCAACCGCAACTTCCCTGGCCGTATGGGCCATACCAAAGGGGAAATCTTCCTTGGTTCGCCAGCTGCCGTAGCTGCCGCTGCGCTAGAAGGTAAAATTGTTGATCCTTCCCAATATCTTGACTGA
- a CDS encoding PrpR N-terminal domain-containing protein: protein MMTRGAITIEPILFVAPSPKMAEEAKQITAAMGISLDIVTSNMGDAKSVALSYPDAKIMISRGGTAQALRQLSGKTVIEITATICDILDPVQRVAIAGVKKIAVVAHQSVLAVVERDLHVTELDIFMRPWQNADALPKMMEQLSKVGVSGIVGDNAAAKMAKEYGMVVESLESGSDSIKRSINDAVKIASAQEAERIREQEKAQQIQRHVASMYTALEQAAAAVEELAASSQELATTSQETDNIAKTASREANNTTEIVDVIRRVAQQTNLLGLNAAIEAARVGEHGRGFSVVAEEVRKLAAESNQSARTISEMVNKFRNSVEYVQKNVENSNAITQQQAKATQDLAAMLDGVRMVGENLLALADSN, encoded by the coding sequence ATGATGACGAGGGGGGCGATCACTATAGAACCGATTCTTTTTGTTGCGCCTTCACCGAAGATGGCGGAAGAGGCTAAACAGATTACTGCTGCGATGGGGATAAGTCTGGATATTGTAACGAGCAATATGGGGGACGCGAAATCGGTAGCTCTCTCCTATCCTGATGCGAAGATTATGATCAGTCGTGGTGGGACGGCTCAAGCTTTGAGGCAGTTGTCCGGCAAAACAGTAATCGAAATTACGGCTACAATATGCGATATTCTTGATCCAGTTCAAAGAGTTGCTATTGCGGGAGTAAAGAAAATAGCGGTTGTAGCGCACCAAAGTGTGCTCGCAGTCGTGGAACGGGACCTCCATGTCACGGAACTTGATATTTTTATGCGCCCGTGGCAGAACGCAGATGCTTTGCCAAAGATGATGGAACAACTATCCAAGGTGGGGGTTAGCGGTATTGTTGGCGATAATGCTGCCGCTAAAATGGCGAAAGAGTATGGAATGGTAGTTGAGAGTCTTGAATCGGGTTCGGATTCAATTAAACGATCAATCAATGATGCTGTTAAAATAGCCAGTGCGCAAGAAGCTGAGCGAATACGGGAACAAGAAAAGGCACAACAAATTCAGCGTCATGTGGCCAGTATGTATACCGCTCTCGAGCAGGCTGCAGCTGCTGTAGAAGAATTGGCAGCATCTTCCCAAGAACTCGCGACAACAAGCCAAGAGACAGACAACATTGCCAAAACAGCCTCTAGAGAAGCCAATAATACCACCGAAATAGTAGATGTGATTAGGCGTGTTGCTCAACAGACGAATTTACTGGGATTAAATGCCGCGATTGAAGCAGCGCGAGTGGGTGAACACGGGCGGGGTTTCTCGGTAGTAGCCGAAGAGGTGCGCAAGTTGGCGGCTGAAAGCAATCAGTCTGCCCGTACGATCAGCGAAATGGTGAATAAATTTCGCAACTCAGTCGAGTACGTTCAGAAGAACGTCGAAAATAGCAATGCGATCACTCAACAACAAGCAAAGGCTACGCAAGATTTAGCGGCAATGCTTGATGGAGTAAGGATGGTTGGCGAAAATTTACTGGCTTTAGCTGATAGCAACTAA
- the uvrC gene encoding excinuclease ABC subunit UvrC — translation MDITDNLELSEKLSALPDRPGVYLMKDAQGKIIYVGKAINLKNRVRSYFQSSRNHSPKVKSMVSRIADLETVITASEIEALILECNLIKKHHPRYNISLRDDKSFPYIKVTVNEEFPRLFPTRRVQKDGARYFGPYTDSGAMHETIRLLRRLFPIRTCRSMDVPRPCLQFHIKRCQAPCAGLVDMATYGEMIHSVCLFLEGRSDAVARNLRIQMEQAADDLQFEKAALLRDQLAAVDKVTEKQNIVTGSGDHDVLGLARSAFGACVQVLFIRAGKMVGQERFLLSGSEQEDDAAVLGAFVQQYYSQASFIPREILLPFPLADHELISGWLNEQKEGKVELAIPKRGTKKDLLAMAAGNAAEALSAQEAKAESQEAKTTGAVAELGRYLGFGRDPVRIECFDISHIQGAETVASMVVFEHGEAKKSDYRRFKLRTVEGKPDDFRSMQEVVSRRYIDSDLAGLPDLVIIDGGKGQLNASLAIIRGAGLTMPVVGLAKEFEHIFREGESDPVILPRHSQALYLVQRVRDEAHRFAITYHRKLRAKRNMVSVLDHVAGIGPKRRKALWDHFSSLAKMKAATVEELAQTPGMTLPAAEAVYRFFREKPTRG, via the coding sequence ATGGATATAACAGATAATCTGGAACTCTCCGAGAAGCTATCAGCTCTGCCTGACCGTCCTGGCGTGTATCTGATGAAAGATGCACAAGGCAAGATTATTTATGTCGGTAAGGCGATTAACCTGAAGAATCGGGTTCGTTCCTATTTTCAATCGAGCCGCAATCATTCGCCGAAAGTTAAATCGATGGTTTCGCGGATCGCGGATCTCGAGACCGTGATTACCGCCTCGGAAATTGAAGCACTGATCTTAGAATGCAATTTGATCAAAAAGCATCATCCGCGTTACAACATCAGTCTACGGGATGATAAGAGCTTTCCCTATATCAAAGTAACGGTCAACGAGGAATTTCCCCGCTTATTTCCGACGCGACGGGTGCAAAAGGATGGGGCGCGTTACTTTGGACCCTACACAGATTCGGGCGCCATGCATGAGACGATTCGCCTATTGCGGCGCCTGTTTCCAATTCGGACTTGCCGTAGTATGGACGTGCCGCGGCCTTGTCTGCAATTTCATATTAAACGCTGCCAGGCGCCTTGCGCCGGACTAGTCGATATGGCAACGTACGGCGAGATGATCCATTCGGTATGTTTGTTTCTAGAGGGGCGCAGTGATGCGGTTGCCCGTAATTTGCGCATACAGATGGAACAGGCCGCTGACGACTTGCAGTTTGAAAAAGCGGCTCTGCTTCGTGATCAATTGGCGGCGGTCGACAAGGTAACAGAGAAGCAGAATATTGTCACCGGATCAGGTGATCATGATGTTCTTGGGTTGGCGCGTTCCGCTTTTGGCGCTTGTGTGCAGGTTCTGTTCATCCGGGCGGGAAAAATGGTGGGGCAAGAGCGGTTTTTACTGTCAGGCAGTGAACAGGAAGATGATGCCGCCGTCCTGGGCGCGTTTGTCCAGCAATACTATAGTCAGGCGAGCTTTATTCCGCGCGAGATTCTGTTGCCGTTTCCGTTGGCTGACCATGAACTGATCAGTGGCTGGCTGAATGAACAAAAAGAAGGCAAGGTAGAATTGGCAATCCCTAAACGGGGGACAAAAAAGGACCTGCTGGCGATGGCTGCGGGTAATGCGGCAGAGGCTCTGTCAGCCCAGGAGGCAAAGGCCGAAAGCCAAGAGGCCAAAACAACAGGAGCGGTTGCTGAACTAGGCCGCTATTTAGGTTTTGGCCGCGATCCGGTCCGAATCGAGTGTTTTGACATTTCGCATATTCAAGGGGCGGAAACGGTTGCTTCGATGGTCGTATTTGAACATGGCGAGGCCAAGAAAAGTGACTATCGACGTTTTAAGTTAAGAACAGTTGAGGGCAAGCCTGACGATTTTCGCTCGATGCAGGAGGTTGTGTCTCGTCGCTATATTGATTCAGACCTGGCCGGGTTGCCTGATTTGGTGATTATCGACGGCGGCAAGGGGCAACTGAACGCATCTCTGGCGATTATCCGGGGAGCAGGTTTAACGATGCCGGTGGTCGGCCTGGCGAAAGAGTTTGAACATATTTTCCGTGAGGGCGAGAGCGATCCGGTCATTTTGCCGCGTCATTCGCAGGCTCTGTATCTGGTACAACGTGTGAGAGACGAGGCCCACCGGTTCGCGATAACCTATCATCGCAAATTGCGGGCTAAACGCAACATGGTGTCAGTGCTTGACCACGTTGCCGGTATAGGCCCGAAACGGCGTAAGGCGTTGTGGGATCATTTCAGCAGTTTGGCGAAAATGAAAGCAGCGACTGTTGAGGAACTGGCGCAGACTCCCGGTATGACCCTCCCCGCCGCCGAGGCTGTATATCGATTTTTCCGTGAAAAGCCAACACGGGGGTGA
- a CDS encoding molybdenum cofactor guanylyltransferase, whose product MGALFSRNLVPRPSGIILAGGKSSRMGSDKASLTWGDSDILHRQLTVLATVCAELIVVSNELRYIRFPAVRVVADRYADCGPLGGLEAGLAAAQPGLCFVVACDMPFLDAGSVSYISQAANGVDAAVPLVDNRWHPLYAAYQTTCLPVIRSQLKAGRLRMSELLSIVRVRTVAAEELLPFNRELLMLQNINTPDEWKAVRRL is encoded by the coding sequence ATGGGGGCTCTATTCTCGCGGAATCTCGTTCCTAGGCCTAGCGGGATCATTCTGGCGGGTGGTAAATCCAGCCGCATGGGCAGTGATAAGGCTTCTTTGACATGGGGAGACAGCGATATTCTGCACCGACAGTTAACTGTCTTGGCAACTGTCTGTGCTGAACTGATCGTGGTCAGCAATGAGCTGAGGTATATTCGCTTTCCTGCTGTTCGCGTTGTAGCAGATCGGTATGCAGACTGCGGCCCACTTGGCGGATTGGAAGCCGGTTTAGCCGCTGCTCAGCCAGGATTGTGTTTTGTTGTCGCTTGTGATATGCCATTTCTCGATGCTGGGTCTGTATCCTATATTAGTCAGGCTGCAAACGGCGTTGACGCCGCCGTGCCGCTGGTCGACAATCGCTGGCACCCGCTGTATGCGGCCTATCAAACAACCTGTCTGCCGGTGATTCGATCGCAGCTTAAGGCAGGGCGTCTGCGAATGAGTGAACTTTTGTCAATTGTTCGTGTGCGAACAGTTGCTGCTGAGGAATTGCTACCGTTTAACCGCGAATTGTTGATGCTGCAAAATATCAATACGCCGGATGAGTGGAAAGCAGTGCGGCGATTATAG
- a CDS encoding LemA family protein, translating into MNKTTIIILVVVALLAVFGFSSYNGLVGANESVNGKWSQIENQLQRRSDLIPNLVNTVKGFAAQEKEIIQSVADARSKLAGANGPAAKAQANGELNGALSRLLVVVENYPQLKSDANFRQLMDELSGTENRIAVARQDYNNAVQSFNTKIRSFPTNMFAGMMGFGPKEYFKAEEGAKQVPQVKF; encoded by the coding sequence ATGAACAAAACAACGATAATTATTTTGGTTGTTGTGGCATTGTTGGCTGTGTTTGGCTTTTCCAGCTACAACGGCTTGGTCGGGGCCAATGAATCGGTTAATGGTAAGTGGAGCCAAATTGAGAACCAACTGCAGCGGCGCTCTGACTTGATTCCCAATTTAGTGAATACAGTTAAAGGATTTGCGGCGCAGGAAAAAGAAATCATTCAATCAGTGGCTGATGCACGCTCAAAGCTGGCAGGCGCGAATGGGCCAGCGGCTAAGGCGCAGGCCAATGGTGAATTGAATGGCGCACTGAGCCGGTTGTTGGTGGTTGTGGAAAACTATCCGCAGTTGAAATCTGACGCTAACTTCCGTCAATTGATGGATGAACTCAGTGGCACCGAGAATCGCATCGCGGTTGCTCGCCAGGATTATAATAATGCTGTTCAGAGTTTTAATACGAAGATCCGTTCGTTCCCAACCAATATGTTTGCCGGTATGATGGGCTTTGGCCCTAAGGAATACTTCAAAGCTGAGGAAGGGGCAAAACAGGTGCCGCAGGTTAAATTTTAG
- a CDS encoding TPM domain-containing protein, with the protein MKKWLVWLMLALFLVSGTVAFAEPKIPPKPTTNIYVQDYAGVLSGETKSRIQSLSSNLAQKTKAQVVVVTVKSIEGAALEEYALAMLRQWGIGDAQLNNGVLLLVATGDRQSRVEVGYGLEGRLPDAKTGRIQDEYMIPYFKTGDYDKGVLNGYLAIAGEVAKEYNLELKADARPGPQSRPAQQSGGWDDLPWWLKIVLGAGLLGLVIIDWIFFGGRITYLLFMLLRGGKGGGGGGGGGFGGGSGGGGGSSRRW; encoded by the coding sequence ATGAAAAAGTGGCTGGTCTGGCTAATGCTTGCGCTGTTCCTGGTGTCAGGCACGGTAGCGTTTGCGGAACCTAAGATCCCGCCGAAGCCGACAACGAACATTTATGTGCAAGATTATGCCGGAGTATTATCTGGTGAAACAAAGTCTCGCATTCAGTCGTTAAGCAGTAACTTGGCGCAAAAGACAAAGGCACAGGTAGTAGTCGTTACTGTAAAGTCGATAGAGGGAGCGGCGCTGGAAGAATATGCGCTGGCAATGCTGCGGCAGTGGGGCATTGGTGATGCACAGTTAAATAATGGCGTTTTGCTGCTAGTGGCTACAGGTGATCGGCAATCCCGTGTCGAAGTAGGCTATGGCCTTGAAGGAAGGTTGCCTGACGCAAAGACCGGGCGTATCCAAGATGAATATATGATTCCCTATTTCAAAACAGGGGATTATGATAAAGGGGTATTAAACGGTTATCTGGCCATAGCTGGCGAGGTTGCCAAAGAGTATAATCTGGAGTTGAAAGCAGACGCCCGTCCTGGGCCACAGTCGCGTCCAGCGCAACAGTCAGGCGGATGGGATGATCTTCCGTGGTGGCTGAAAATCGTGCTGGGGGCTGGCCTGCTGGGGCTTGTCATCATTGACTGGATATTTTTCGGTGGTCGCATTACCTATCTGCTATTTATGCTTTTGCGTGGTGGTAAAGGCGGTGGCGGAGGTGGCGGTGGTGGATTTGGTGGTGGATCTGGCGGCGGAGGCGGCTCGAGCCGACGCTGGTAG
- the rd gene encoding rubredoxin has protein sequence MEQWVCEVCGYIYDEAVGDPDSGIAPGTKFADIPEDWVCPVCGVGKDQFSKA, from the coding sequence ATGGAACAATGGGTTTGCGAAGTTTGCGGTTATATTTATGATGAGGCGGTCGGTGACCCTGATTCCGGTATTGCCCCAGGCACCAAGTTTGCCGACATTCCTGAAGACTGGGTTTGCCCGGTGTGCGGAGTCGGCAAGGACCAATTCTCCAAAGCTTAA
- a CDS encoding DUF3231 family protein, whose translation MTMMDKVNAKAHSVTSAMFDREAPSYLEATAAYSIIAQGRMNSSVLSIMYNHARDPELRLLVREALEEQNKATIEVCEKILQDNGGELPHFYFQERKLQATPLDIPPDARMTDEEIVLGLATMAKAAQMAILSALHQSYQPNIAMGYHKRLDEGLDFDFRILQLALNRGWLPHLDKVKH comes from the coding sequence ATGACTATGATGGATAAGGTTAACGCCAAAGCTCATAGCGTTACCAGCGCTATGTTTGACAGAGAAGCTCCCAGCTATCTGGAAGCAACTGCCGCCTATAGCATCATCGCCCAAGGGCGAATGAACAGCTCCGTATTGAGTATTATGTATAACCATGCCCGTGACCCTGAGCTTAGGCTATTGGTACGTGAAGCCCTAGAGGAACAAAATAAAGCGACAATTGAAGTGTGTGAAAAGATACTGCAGGATAATGGCGGCGAACTACCGCACTTCTATTTTCAGGAACGCAAACTACAGGCTACGCCGCTTGACATCCCGCCTGATGCCCGGATGACTGATGAAGAAATTGTGTTAGGACTCGCCACCATGGCCAAAGCCGCCCAAATGGCTATCCTGTCTGCACTCCATCAGAGTTATCAGCCCAATATCGCTATGGGCTACCATAAGCGTCTAGATGAAGGCCTAGACTTTGACTTCCGCATCCTGCAGTTAGCGCTCAATCGCGGCTGGCTGCCACACCTCGACAAAGTCAAACACTAA
- a CDS encoding alpha-hydroxy-acid oxidizing protein, which translates to MDWKTLRTTARENFKGACRVCPVCNGVVCASEVPGMGGLATGASFRNNVSALAEVKLSLRTVHAVCQPDPSYSLFGHQLTLPVIGAAIGGIALNMNNAMTESDYAQAVVSGCRQAGTVCMTGDGPVPIVFDSGLAAVRDSGGMAIPIIKPRETEKIVELAKRAEAAGAIAFGIDIDAAALVNMTNAGQPVGPKTKQDLAYIKRHTAIPFIVKGIMTADEAEACRDAGADAIVVSNHGGRALDHTPGTAEVLPYIAEAIAESQMTILVDGGIRSGADVLKMLALGADAVLIGRPLAQGAVGGGAEGVATVLAKIKSELIAAMVLTGTARVTDVSEDVICL; encoded by the coding sequence ATGGATTGGAAAACATTACGTACCACTGCGCGCGAGAACTTTAAAGGCGCCTGCAGGGTTTGCCCGGTCTGCAATGGGGTGGTCTGCGCCAGTGAAGTGCCGGGAATGGGCGGTTTAGCTACCGGAGCTTCGTTTCGTAACAATGTCAGCGCACTGGCAGAGGTAAAGCTGAGTTTGCGGACAGTTCATGCAGTATGTCAGCCAGACCCATCTTATTCCCTTTTTGGTCATCAGCTTACTTTACCAGTAATCGGCGCAGCTATCGGCGGCATTGCGTTAAACATGAACAACGCTATGACAGAGTCGGATTATGCACAAGCAGTTGTTAGCGGCTGCCGGCAGGCGGGCACTGTATGTATGACTGGCGACGGCCCGGTGCCTATTGTCTTTGATTCTGGTCTAGCTGCTGTTCGCGATTCCGGTGGTATGGCAATTCCAATTATCAAGCCGCGCGAGACGGAAAAGATTGTTGAACTGGCGAAGCGAGCCGAAGCAGCGGGCGCAATTGCTTTTGGCATTGACATTGATGCAGCCGCTCTGGTCAACATGACTAACGCTGGACAACCGGTTGGTCCAAAGACTAAACAAGACTTGGCATATATTAAACGTCATACCGCGATCCCGTTCATTGTGAAAGGCATTATGACTGCTGATGAGGCTGAAGCCTGCCGTGACGCCGGAGCTGACGCGATCGTGGTGTCGAATCACGGCGGACGGGCGCTTGACCATACGCCAGGCACGGCTGAGGTTCTTCCCTATATTGCTGAAGCTATTGCGGAAAGCCAGATGACAATTTTGGTTGACGGCGGTATTCGCAGCGGCGCAGATGTGCTGAAAATGTTGGCTCTTGGCGCAGATGCTGTATTGATTGGACGTCCCCTAGCCCAAGGCGCGGTCGGCGGCGGGGCGGAAGGCGTAGCGACAGTCCTCGCCAAAATAAAAAGTGAGTTAATAGCGGCGATGGTTTTGACTGGAACGGCGAGAGTGACGGATGTCTCAGAAGACGTAATTTGTCTTTAA
- a CDS encoding methylated-DNA--[protein]-cysteine S-methyltransferase, giving the protein MMLNTLSLHHTAWGYVAAAWSTTGLWELTFPLSTPEAAKSSLLSLVSTEATGKAVNLLDQELKAYFIGKLTTFTTVVDWNGYTPFRTSILRYTAAIPYGEVRTYGEAAMAVGTPQAARAAGGALHNNRTPIIIPCHRVLGANGSLVGFGGGLDMKSALLKLEKQPV; this is encoded by the coding sequence ATGATGCTAAATACCTTGTCATTGCACCATACAGCTTGGGGATATGTGGCAGCTGCTTGGTCGACGACCGGACTTTGGGAATTGACCTTTCCCCTGTCTACCCCAGAGGCGGCAAAGAGTTCCTTGCTATCGCTTGTTAGCACCGAGGCAACAGGCAAAGCAGTGAATTTACTTGATCAAGAACTGAAGGCATATTTCATAGGAAAACTGACTACGTTTACCACTGTAGTTGACTGGAATGGCTATACACCCTTTCGGACGTCTATTTTGCGCTACACCGCGGCGATACCATACGGCGAAGTCCGAACTTATGGTGAAGCAGCAATGGCGGTTGGTACGCCGCAGGCGGCACGGGCTGCTGGCGGGGCACTGCACAATAATCGCACGCCTATTATCATTCCCTGCCATCGAGTGCTTGGCGCAAATGGCAGTCTTGTTGGCTTTGGCGGCGGACTGGATATGAAATCAGCATTATTAAAGCTAGAAAAACAACCAGTCTAA
- a CDS encoding phage holin family protein, whose protein sequence is MSGFLLRIIINAALLVLVVFELPGIFVDTFGGTLLGSAIIGFANASIRPMLSALSAPLNSMTLGGFTVATNIFAPLAVVTTLPGYQISGVFSPLMGVVFLTVCSIALTKTIQDR, encoded by the coding sequence ATGAGTGGTTTTCTGTTGCGCATTATTATCAATGCTGCGCTGCTAGTTCTTGTTGTCTTTGAACTTCCCGGTATTTTTGTCGATACCTTTGGCGGAACGCTGTTAGGGTCAGCGATCATTGGTTTTGCGAATGCTTCCATTCGTCCGATGCTGTCAGCGCTTTCCGCGCCCTTGAATAGTATGACGCTGGGAGGCTTCACAGTTGCCACCAATATTTTTGCACCGCTGGCAGTGGTAACAACACTTCCGGGCTATCAGATTTCAGGCGTTTTTTCGCCGCTGATGGGTGTAGTGTTTTTGACGGTTTGTAGTATAGCACTTACCAAAACCATCCAAGACCGGTGA
- a CDS encoding Cof-type HAD-IIB family hydrolase: MIKLVALDMDDTLLNKQAVISPRNAEVIRRAMAQGVTVTIATGRMFRSARPFAEGLGLDVPLITYNGALIRGALSGETLLDRPIAADIAGEVLALFREKGWYIQTYVDDVLYVAEMNDKVRYYEQLAKVSATVLGDVFYTRLQTPSKMLAMAEPDQVTIMKQTLQARFGDLLYLAVSKPTYLEMVNPAVNKGTALAFLSERLGISREEIMAVGDSFNDLDMIKYAGWGVAMGNAPDQVKQQAQAVVSANDNDGVAEAFEQFVFDH; this comes from the coding sequence ATGATTAAGCTTGTAGCTCTGGATATGGATGATACATTGCTGAATAAGCAAGCTGTAATTTCACCACGGAACGCTGAAGTGATTCGGCGCGCGATGGCGCAGGGAGTGACGGTGACGATCGCGACAGGAAGAATGTTTCGGTCGGCGCGGCCATTTGCTGAGGGGTTGGGGCTGGACGTGCCCCTGATCACGTATAATGGGGCTTTGATTCGAGGTGCTCTGTCAGGTGAAACGCTGCTTGACCGGCCGATTGCAGCCGATATTGCCGGTGAGGTGTTGGCTCTGTTCCGGGAGAAGGGCTGGTATATTCAGACCTATGTTGATGATGTTTTGTATGTGGCTGAGATGAATGACAAGGTTCGTTATTATGAGCAGTTGGCTAAGGTATCAGCGACGGTGCTGGGAGATGTTTTTTATACTCGGCTGCAGACCCCGTCAAAGATGTTGGCTATGGCGGAACCGGATCAGGTGACGATCATGAAGCAGACACTGCAAGCACGCTTTGGTGATCTCCTCTATCTGGCTGTGTCAAAGCCTACTTATCTTGAAATGGTAAATCCTGCCGTCAATAAGGGGACAGCGCTTGCCTTTTTGTCTGAACGGCTAGGGATTAGCCGCGAGGAGATTATGGCAGTAGGGGATTCGTTTAACGATCTGGATATGATTAAATATGCGGGATGGGGAGTAGCCATGGGCAACGCCCCAGATCAAGTAAAGCAGCAGGCCCAGGCTGTAGTTAGCGCTAATGACAACGATGGCGTGGCGGAAGCATTTGAACAATTTGTATTCGATCATTGA
- a CDS encoding MBL fold metallo-hydrolase gives MKITVVLDNCIAFGSKKSFRAEHGLSLLIQHAGLRWLMDAGQTDSAFYNLGLLGVTPGQLEGFIVSHGHYDHTGGLVAMLAQAGKTLPVYMAPGIFMRRYSRSGGVQRYIGVPYAREMLESMGADFCLVDQPRQLTEKLWISGPVLRQTSFETPDTGFVDETGAEDIVTDDMSLFYAGENGLTVITGCAHSGLINIIKYGLAVTGCKQLHGIIGGTHLGSASPERQDATLDALASFAPNFVAANHCTGFAMMTRLQAMFGEKFVPAFIGTVLEC, from the coding sequence ATGAAGATTACTGTTGTTCTGGACAACTGTATTGCGTTTGGCAGCAAGAAATCCTTTCGGGCTGAACACGGCCTATCTCTGTTGATCCAGCATGCTGGTTTGCGTTGGTTGATGGACGCAGGGCAGACTGATTCCGCGTTTTATAACCTTGGACTTCTCGGTGTGACACCTGGACAACTTGAAGGGTTTATCGTCAGTCATGGTCATTATGACCACACTGGCGGCTTGGTTGCGATGCTGGCGCAAGCCGGTAAAACACTGCCTGTCTATATGGCGCCAGGTATCTTTATGCGGCGTTATTCCCGTTCCGGCGGGGTACAACGCTATATCGGGGTTCCCTACGCGCGAGAAATGCTAGAATCAATGGGGGCAGATTTTTGTCTGGTCGATCAGCCACGCCAGTTAACTGAGAAGTTATGGATAAGCGGACCTGTGCTGCGTCAGACTTCCTTCGAAACACCAGATACAGGGTTTGTCGATGAAACAGGAGCCGAAGATATCGTGACTGATGATATGAGTTTGTTCTATGCTGGAGAAAATGGATTAACTGTGATTACCGGCTGCGCGCACAGCGGTTTAATTAATATTATCAAGTATGGACTGGCAGTGACTGGCTGTAAACAACTGCATGGCATTATTGGCGGTACCCATCTTGGCTCCGCATCACCTGAACGCCAGGATGCAACCCTTGATGCGCTGGCAAGCTTTGCCCCTAACTTTGTCGCTGCCAACCACTGCACCGGCTTTGCAATGATGACACGACTGCAAGCTATGTTTGGCGAAAAATTTGTGCCAGCGTTTATCGGAACTGTATTGGAGTGTTAA